In a single window of the Terrirubrum flagellatum genome:
- a CDS encoding Xaa-Pro peptidase family protein — MAAAQGARQTRLRQKMIDARVDIIVAFKPENSFYLSGFNPIIYSHPVIALFPRDGSDALLVHALRDDHARASTHIRDVRLYGAWSTKVTMGPSWLAALKAMLEERGLATSTIGLELDFVSVARFAEIKEALPAAIFRDVSDLIMEARTIKDDIEIAHARAAAKIADIGMDAAIAELRRGGSERDISLAAMAAMDRYWADNFPDKEVSDFGSLEGGVQNGLCCWALAGERMFMNCDNPTNRKPAPGETVSILIWTVIEGIHGENERTVMVGDVAPEKERALQSILEIRGDVIAAIKPGARYCDLYEVTKRGLEARGYGKYLPGRIGHGIGLGAHEHPSIDAKTEIPLLPGMIITIEPNIRIPGEVATQISDTVLVTETGCESLTRSVGGLIRA, encoded by the coding sequence ATGGCCGCTGCTCAAGGAGCCCGTCAGACCCGACTTCGCCAGAAGATGATCGACGCCCGCGTCGATATCATCGTCGCGTTCAAGCCCGAGAACAGTTTCTATCTCAGCGGCTTCAATCCGATCATCTACAGCCATCCGGTGATCGCGCTGTTTCCTCGCGATGGATCGGACGCTCTTCTTGTCCATGCGCTGCGCGACGATCACGCGCGCGCCTCGACGCACATCCGCGACGTCAGGCTTTACGGCGCCTGGTCGACGAAGGTCACGATGGGGCCAAGCTGGCTCGCCGCGCTGAAGGCGATGCTGGAAGAGCGCGGGCTGGCGACATCCACGATCGGGCTTGAGCTCGACTTCGTCTCAGTCGCCCGCTTCGCCGAGATCAAGGAGGCTTTGCCGGCGGCGATATTCCGCGACGTCTCCGATCTCATCATGGAGGCGCGCACGATCAAGGACGATATCGAGATCGCCCATGCGCGCGCCGCGGCGAAGATCGCGGACATCGGCATGGATGCGGCGATCGCCGAATTGCGGAGGGGCGGCAGCGAACGCGATATCTCTCTCGCCGCCATGGCGGCGATGGATCGCTATTGGGCGGACAATTTTCCGGACAAGGAGGTCAGCGATTTCGGCAGCCTCGAGGGCGGCGTGCAGAACGGACTTTGCTGTTGGGCGCTCGCCGGCGAGCGCATGTTCATGAATTGCGACAACCCGACCAACCGCAAGCCAGCGCCGGGCGAAACCGTCAGCATCCTGATCTGGACCGTCATCGAAGGCATTCATGGCGAGAATGAACGCACTGTGATGGTCGGCGATGTCGCGCCCGAAAAGGAGCGCGCCCTGCAATCGATTCTCGAAATCCGCGGAGACGTCATCGCCGCGATCAAGCCCGGCGCGCGCTATTGCGACCTCTATGAGGTGACGAAACGCGGCCTCGAGGCGCGCGGCTACGGCAAATATCTTCCCGGACGCATTGGCCATGGCATCGGTTTGGGCGCGCATGAGCATCCCTCGATCGACGCGAAGACCGAGATTCCGCTGCTGCCCGGCATGATCATCACCATCGAGCCGAATATCCGCATTCCCGGCGAAGTCGCGACGCAAATCTCCGACACCGTTCTCGTCACGGAGACCGGATGCGAATCTCTCACCCGTTCGGTCGGCGGATTGATCCGGGCCTGA
- a CDS encoding MurR/RpiR family transcriptional regulator, whose amino-acid sequence MERRPPSLEARIYAVYSTLSPAEKRLADILLQHQMELPSYTAGELADKARVSKATAARLIRSLGYTSYPDAKRRIRSDQHWGSPRAGLEDPDQAPSGASFGKLVQVDLDNIRTTAESISEKTLADITTALASSRRIWIMGLRSGYGLAHHAAHYFSLIKRDVQVLPSGGATHSHDIASIAKGDALLVIAFRRRPRLLPAILTEARAAGATTILITDLSAAASAKASEYVLRCRCQSPSPFNSFSAAVSIINYLAWSVTTLLGDESLAQFRKIDRLVKLLDDVSTPGEPSDKASRFRSQRKQQSA is encoded by the coding sequence ATGGAGCGCCGCCCTCCGTCGCTGGAAGCGCGCATCTATGCCGTCTATTCGACGCTCTCCCCTGCCGAGAAGCGTCTGGCGGACATATTGCTGCAGCATCAGATGGAATTGCCGAGCTACACCGCCGGCGAACTCGCCGACAAGGCTCGAGTATCCAAGGCGACGGCCGCCCGCCTCATTCGATCGTTGGGGTATACGAGCTATCCCGACGCCAAGCGGCGGATTCGCTCAGATCAGCATTGGGGCTCTCCCCGCGCCGGACTTGAAGATCCGGATCAGGCGCCGTCGGGCGCTTCATTCGGCAAATTGGTGCAGGTCGACCTCGACAACATCCGCACGACCGCTGAGAGCATCTCTGAAAAAACATTGGCGGATATCACCACCGCTCTCGCATCGTCACGACGCATCTGGATTATGGGGCTGCGCAGCGGCTATGGGCTGGCGCATCACGCGGCGCATTATTTCAGCCTGATCAAGCGGGACGTGCAGGTTCTGCCGAGCGGCGGCGCCACCCATTCGCACGACATCGCCTCAATTGCGAAAGGCGACGCGCTTCTCGTTATCGCATTCCGTCGCCGCCCACGTCTGTTGCCGGCAATCCTGACCGAGGCCCGCGCCGCCGGCGCGACCACGATCCTGATCACCGATCTGAGCGCCGCGGCGAGCGCCAAAGCGTCCGAATATGTATTGCGCTGCCGGTGTCAGTCGCCGTCGCCATTCAATTCCTTTTCCGCAGCGGTGTCGATCATCAACTATCTCGCCTGGAGCGTGACGACATTGCTGGGCGACGAAAGCCTCGCGCAATTCCGCAAAATCGATCGATTGGTGAAGCTTCTGGACGATGTTTCAACGCCGGGCGAACCGAGCGACAAGGCTTCGCGCTTCAGATCGCAGCGAAAGCAGCAGTCGGCCTGA
- a CDS encoding ABC transporter ATP-binding protein, protein MTIDAPLLDVRNLTKVYGSGGIFSFAGGHPTRAVDNVSFAISHREILGLVGESGSGKSTTGRLVLRLEEPTAGEVRFDGSPITGLSSSAMKPFRRDMQVVFQDPYAALNPRMTAGDFVAEPFIVHGIENSRAQRAEKVAGLFKQVGLDPRFMSRYPHEFSGGQRQRINIARAIALRPRLIVADEPITALDVSIQAQIVNLFQDLQRELGVAYLFIAHDLSMVRYLCHRVAVMLRGRIVEIGPTEAIFENPQHAYTRSLLSSIPIPNPRIERARRPIAFDYEREKPVPGAELREVGPGHAVLV, encoded by the coding sequence ATGACGATAGACGCGCCTCTCCTCGACGTGCGCAACCTGACCAAGGTCTACGGCTCAGGCGGCATTTTCTCTTTTGCAGGCGGACATCCGACACGCGCTGTCGACAACGTCTCCTTTGCAATTTCACACCGCGAGATTCTCGGACTCGTCGGCGAATCCGGCTCCGGCAAGAGCACAACAGGACGCCTCGTCCTGAGGTTGGAAGAACCGACCGCCGGCGAAGTGCGCTTTGACGGCTCGCCTATCACCGGCCTCTCATCCTCAGCGATGAAGCCGTTCCGCCGCGACATGCAGGTGGTCTTCCAGGACCCCTACGCCGCGCTCAACCCGCGCATGACCGCGGGCGATTTCGTCGCCGAGCCTTTCATCGTGCATGGAATCGAGAACTCGCGCGCGCAACGCGCCGAAAAGGTCGCCGGGCTTTTCAAGCAGGTCGGGCTCGATCCCCGCTTCATGTCGCGCTATCCGCACGAATTCTCCGGCGGACAGCGCCAGCGCATCAACATCGCGCGGGCCATCGCGCTGCGCCCAAGGCTGATCGTCGCGGACGAGCCGATCACTGCGCTCGATGTCTCGATCCAGGCGCAGATCGTCAATCTGTTCCAAGATCTCCAGCGCGAACTCGGCGTCGCCTATCTCTTCATTGCGCACGACCTCTCCATGGTGCGTTATCTCTGTCATCGCGTCGCCGTGATGCTTCGCGGCCGCATCGTCGAGATCGGACCGACGGAAGCGATCTTCGAAAATCCACAGCACGCCTACACGCGCTCGCTGTTGTCATCGATTCCGATCCCCAACCCGCGCATCGAGCGGGCGCGTCGACCGATCGCGTTCGACTATGAGCGGGAGAAGCCGGTGCCCGGAGCAGAGTTGCGCGAGGTTGGGCCCGGCCACGCCGTTCTCGTCTGA
- a CDS encoding ABC transporter substrate-binding protein, which yields MAFRLNSRRSFALAMLAVSGAAASGQIALAQSAKEPVTLVIANSQWVDALRGKNLWNALLKYKQVAPHVTLEQEAIPSSEFDNKMTTEFGAGLGPDIAMMQEGLFYSIADAGYLVDVSKAVEGVKNLNRTNDNGVINGKRVGVAWQRAVYALIYNKPLLDAAKVKPPSNLDELIAASKAVTAATGAIGFTSRHQIADFGGWFMDFQNWAYGYGVNWVDGKGKLTINTPQAIAAMAAFKKMYDAKIIPIGDTMPTQRTRFKESKVAFSIDNSGGTLNIASGGALAAKDLYAAPLPFEHPGAHQQIFVGVSTHSKKQKAAIEFLAWLVSPDGQQALRDASGPDALATDVPITEAFRAANPWAETFAELAVKSRSTLIPGREVDTGPIMRTVMEALEKVLVAGADPKIALAEAQKQADSKF from the coding sequence ATGGCGTTTCGATTGAACAGTCGGCGGTCCTTCGCACTCGCCATGCTCGCGGTTTCGGGCGCCGCAGCTTCCGGCCAAATCGCGCTCGCGCAAAGCGCCAAGGAGCCGGTGACGCTCGTCATCGCAAACTCGCAATGGGTCGATGCGTTGCGTGGCAAAAACCTCTGGAACGCCTTGCTTAAATACAAGCAGGTCGCGCCGCATGTCACGCTTGAACAGGAGGCCATTCCCTCATCCGAATTCGATAACAAGATGACGACGGAATTCGGCGCGGGGCTTGGGCCCGATATCGCCATGATGCAGGAGGGGCTTTTCTATTCGATTGCGGACGCGGGCTATCTCGTCGATGTGAGCAAGGCGGTCGAGGGTGTCAAGAACCTCAACCGCACGAACGACAATGGCGTGATTAACGGCAAGCGGGTCGGCGTCGCCTGGCAGCGCGCGGTCTATGCGCTGATCTATAACAAACCGCTTCTCGATGCGGCTAAAGTCAAGCCGCCATCGAATTTGGACGAACTGATCGCCGCGTCGAAGGCTGTAACGGCGGCGACTGGCGCGATCGGATTCACATCGCGCCATCAGATCGCGGATTTTGGCGGCTGGTTCATGGACTTCCAGAACTGGGCGTATGGTTATGGCGTGAATTGGGTCGACGGCAAGGGCAAGCTCACCATCAACACGCCACAGGCGATCGCAGCGATGGCCGCCTTCAAGAAGATGTATGATGCGAAGATCATTCCGATCGGCGACACGATGCCGACGCAGCGCACGCGCTTTAAGGAGAGCAAGGTCGCATTCAGCATCGACAATAGCGGAGGGACGCTCAACATCGCGTCCGGCGGCGCGCTGGCTGCGAAGGATCTTTATGCGGCGCCGCTGCCCTTCGAGCATCCAGGCGCGCATCAGCAGATATTTGTTGGCGTAAGCACGCATAGCAAGAAACAGAAAGCCGCGATCGAATTCCTGGCGTGGCTCGTGAGCCCGGACGGCCAACAGGCGCTGCGGGACGCGTCCGGCCCTGATGCGCTCGCCACGGATGTTCCGATTACGGAGGCGTTTCGCGCCGCCAATCCCTGGGCCGAGACATTCGCCGAACTCGCCGTCAAATCAAGGAGCACGCTGATCCCTGGGCGCGAGGTCGACACCGGCCCGATCATGCGCACGGTCATGGAGGCGCTCGAAAAGGTTCTCGTCGCCGGGGCCGATCCCAAAATAGCGCTGGCGGAAGCGCAGAAGCAGGCTGACTCGAAATTCTAG
- a CDS encoding ABC transporter substrate-binding protein, producing the protein MQSFHVSATGHSLNYLPEYVASWQGFFRDEGLEISVTVPKPWDLVLDELGSGKADAVLGGIWVPSMHFGRGATYAPFAQVAARAPLAIVGRESPEEFEWGKLSGKVISMKGSNGASVGLFVKMLLREHGTDPQSVGYVQDLDGALLSRVFAGGMGDYLVIDYPSALALEAAGGGRVVAPLAVVGGDIPWSVYYAEGTADERRLDVQTRFARALGRGMNWILDREAAQYRGFLAETFPRFEPDLLVRLADEYRRHGMWTTPRIDKAAYDRWQKGICDGHLTERPIAYDSLIDVRPTAAFAAI; encoded by the coding sequence ATGCAATCTTTTCATGTGTCCGCCACAGGTCACAGCCTGAACTATCTGCCGGAGTATGTTGCGAGCTGGCAGGGCTTCTTTCGCGATGAAGGGCTCGAGATTTCGGTTACAGTGCCAAAGCCATGGGATCTCGTTCTCGACGAGCTGGGCTCCGGGAAGGCCGATGCGGTGCTTGGGGGAATCTGGGTCCCTTCAATGCATTTCGGACGCGGCGCGACTTACGCGCCTTTCGCGCAGGTCGCCGCGCGGGCGCCTTTGGCGATTGTCGGCCGCGAAAGCCCTGAAGAATTCGAGTGGGGGAAATTGTCGGGAAAAGTCATTTCCATGAAGGGCAGCAACGGCGCCAGCGTCGGGCTGTTCGTCAAGATGCTGCTGCGAGAGCACGGGACTGATCCGCAGTCGGTCGGCTATGTGCAAGATCTCGACGGCGCGCTGCTCTCGCGTGTTTTCGCCGGCGGGATGGGCGACTATCTCGTGATCGACTATCCGTCAGCGCTCGCGCTTGAAGCAGCGGGTGGAGGGCGCGTCGTTGCTCCGCTCGCGGTCGTTGGCGGCGACATTCCCTGGAGCGTATATTATGCAGAGGGCACAGCTGACGAGCGGCGGCTTGACGTTCAGACGCGGTTCGCGCGCGCTCTGGGTCGCGGCATGAACTGGATTCTCGACCGCGAAGCTGCGCAATACCGCGGCTTCCTTGCAGAAACTTTTCCCCGCTTTGAACCCGATCTGCTTGTCCGGCTTGCGGATGAATATCGACGGCATGGAATGTGGACTACGCCTCGCATCGACAAGGCGGCCTATGATCGCTGGCAAAAGGGAATTTGCGACGGTCATCTCACCGAGCGGCCGATCGCGTATGACAGCTTGATCGACGTCAGGCCGACTGCTGCTTTCGCTGCGATCTGA
- a CDS encoding 5-oxoprolinase subunit PxpA, which yields MNIDINADLGESFGPWIMGDDAAMMDVITTANVACGFHAGDPSIMRKTVEIARAKSVAVGAHPGFADLAGFGRRRLPGMSAAEVETMTAYQIGALQAIATLAGHPITHVKTHGALGNICAEDESWALAIGRAIKAADPNLLFLVMPGMQTERAADKLGLTSFREIYADRTYDDSFNLTDRAKPGAVIHDPDRAAEHVLRMLNERALISTSGKRLEVGIDSICVHGDNPASVSLARLLRAKLESQGLTVTPFQRA from the coding sequence ATGAATATCGACATCAACGCCGACCTTGGCGAAAGTTTCGGACCGTGGATCATGGGCGACGATGCGGCGATGATGGACGTCATCACCACAGCGAACGTCGCCTGCGGCTTTCATGCCGGCGATCCCTCGATCATGCGCAAGACGGTCGAGATCGCGCGCGCGAAGAGTGTCGCGGTCGGCGCCCATCCCGGCTTCGCCGATCTCGCCGGCTTCGGCCGCAGGCGCCTGCCGGGCATGAGCGCCGCCGAGGTCGAAACCATGACCGCCTACCAGATCGGCGCTTTGCAGGCGATCGCAACGCTCGCCGGCCATCCGATCACGCATGTGAAGACCCATGGCGCGCTCGGAAACATCTGCGCCGAAGATGAATCCTGGGCGCTCGCCATCGGCCGCGCGATCAAGGCCGCCGATCCCAATTTGCTCTTCCTCGTCATGCCCGGCATGCAGACGGAACGCGCGGCGGACAAGCTCGGCCTCACCAGCTTCCGCGAGATCTACGCCGATCGCACCTATGACGACAGCTTCAACCTGACCGATCGCGCGAAGCCGGGCGCTGTCATCCATGATCCCGATCGCGCGGCCGAGCATGTGCTGCGCATGCTGAACGAGCGCGCATTGATCTCGACGAGCGGCAAGCGGCTTGAGGTTGGCATCGACTCGATCTGCGTGCATGGCGATAATCCCGCCTCCGTCTCGCTGGCGCGCCTGCTGCGCGCGAAGCTGGAGTCGCAGGGACTGACCGTGACGCCGTTCCAGCGAGCTTAA
- a CDS encoding sugar ABC transporter permease, giving the protein MASVASGRSLSRAIAPYAFVLPPVIYLGVFMFGPLGRQIWMSLTNTRIINPNAGRYIGLRNFERLFSDSGFYDSLRITALYAAASVVLGVMAGVISALAINQPFRGRAIVRAILLFGWAAPNVATSLIWLWMYNGQSGVFNDIAMALGLERINWLTSAEMALPSILIVTVWQTAPFVMLVILAALQSTPEEVKEAARIDGADRLNVFRNVTLPHILPSVQLVSLLTAVWAIRRFDIIYLLTGGGPLGSTSTLVVKIRQTAFENYELGMASAYGVIGLVLALLVAAVHFIVERKRAQWMAR; this is encoded by the coding sequence ATGGCGAGCGTCGCAAGCGGGCGTAGTTTGTCGAGGGCGATCGCGCCTTACGCGTTCGTCCTTCCGCCCGTCATCTATCTCGGCGTCTTCATGTTCGGTCCGCTCGGGCGGCAAATATGGATGAGCCTGACCAACACCAGGATCATCAACCCGAACGCCGGGCGCTATATAGGCCTCAGGAATTTCGAGCGGCTTTTCTCCGACTCCGGATTCTATGACTCGCTCCGGATCACGGCGCTTTACGCCGCGGCGTCAGTCGTGCTGGGCGTGATGGCGGGCGTGATCTCCGCGCTTGCGATCAATCAACCATTTCGCGGGCGCGCCATCGTGCGCGCCATTTTGTTGTTCGGATGGGCGGCGCCGAACGTCGCCACGTCGCTCATCTGGCTCTGGATGTACAATGGCCAGTCCGGCGTCTTCAACGACATCGCAATGGCGCTGGGGCTCGAGCGCATAAACTGGCTGACGAGCGCAGAGATGGCGCTGCCCTCGATCCTGATTGTCACGGTGTGGCAGACAGCGCCATTCGTGATGCTCGTCATCCTTGCTGCGCTGCAGTCGACGCCGGAAGAAGTAAAGGAGGCGGCGCGGATCGATGGCGCTGACAGGCTCAATGTGTTCCGGAATGTCACGCTGCCGCACATCCTGCCTTCGGTGCAACTCGTCTCCTTGCTCACCGCGGTCTGGGCCATCCGCCGCTTTGACATCATCTATCTCCTGACCGGCGGCGGCCCGCTCGGCAGCACAAGCACGCTCGTTGTGAAAATCAGGCAGACGGCGTTTGAGAATTACGAGCTTGGCATGGCGAGCGCTTATGGCGTCATCGGGCTTGTCCTCGCTCTTCTCGTCGCCGCTGTTCATTTCATCGTCGAACGCAAGCGCGCGCAATGGATGGCGCGATGA
- a CDS encoding ABC transporter ATP-binding protein, with the protein MAPLLQVRNLSVAFDTPAGVVHAVNDVSYDLEAGETLGVVGESGSGKSVHVLAMIGLIPKPPGRIVSGEVLFEGQDLLRTSEQNLRDLRGGKIGFVFQDPMTSLNPVLTVERQIVEILMRHQGIDAKAARRRAVELLEIVRIPDASRRVRQYPHQFSGGMRQRVMIAIGVACNPRLLIADEATTALDVTVQAQIIDMMKDLKARFNSTIIWITHDMGVVAGIADTVQVMYAGRIMERGPVDSIFEDPRNAYTWSLLQSLPSAERRAAGRLYQIAGEPPDLYRVADGDPFAPRNPFATSRCFKERPPLQPVAGGRADHLAAAWYDLPAALAAQRTGAP; encoded by the coding sequence ATGGCGCCGCTGCTTCAGGTCCGGAATCTGAGCGTCGCGTTCGACACGCCCGCGGGCGTTGTGCATGCGGTTAACGACGTCTCTTACGATCTTGAAGCAGGCGAAACGCTGGGCGTGGTCGGCGAATCCGGCTCGGGAAAGAGCGTGCATGTGCTCGCGATGATCGGGCTCATCCCGAAGCCGCCGGGTCGCATCGTCTCGGGCGAGGTGCTGTTCGAAGGTCAGGACCTGCTCAGGACGTCCGAGCAAAATCTGCGCGATCTGCGCGGCGGCAAGATCGGCTTCGTCTTTCAGGACCCGATGACGTCGCTCAATCCCGTGCTGACCGTGGAGCGTCAGATTGTCGAAATCCTGATGCGCCATCAGGGAATCGACGCCAAAGCAGCGCGACGGCGCGCGGTCGAGCTGCTCGAAATCGTGCGCATTCCCGACGCCAGCCGGCGCGTCCGGCAATATCCGCACCAGTTTTCCGGCGGAATGCGTCAACGCGTGATGATCGCGATCGGCGTCGCCTGCAATCCGCGGCTGCTGATCGCTGATGAGGCGACGACCGCGCTCGACGTCACCGTGCAGGCGCAGATCATCGACATGATGAAAGACCTGAAGGCGCGTTTCAATTCAACGATCATCTGGATCACTCACGATATGGGCGTGGTGGCGGGGATCGCCGATACGGTTCAGGTGATGTATGCCGGCCGCATCATGGAGCGTGGGCCGGTGGACTCCATCTTTGAGGATCCGCGCAACGCCTACACCTGGAGCCTTCTGCAATCGCTGCCGTCCGCCGAGCGACGCGCGGCGGGCAGGCTCTACCAGATCGCCGGCGAGCCACCTGATCTCTATCGCGTCGCCGATGGCGATCCATTCGCGCCGCGCAATCCGTTCGCCACGTCCCGCTGCTTCAAGGAGAGGCCGCCTCTTCAACCTGTCGCAGGCGGGCGCGCCGATCATCTCGCGGCTGCATGGTATGATCTGCCTGCAGCTCTCGCGGCGCAGCGGACGGGCGCGCCATGA
- a CDS encoding ABC transporter ATP-binding protein, giving the protein MPDLTFKNVSKAFGDNIVIKAFNATIHDGEFLVLLGPSGCGKSTLLRMIAGISDITSGDLLFGEDRANSWEPRRRGVAFVFQTYALYPHMTVRGNIAFPLIMDAFKAWHHIPIVNAIMRRRMMKSPDIAERTERIARQLELEPLLDRRPASLSGGQRQRVALARALVRNPSLYLLDEPLSNLDAKLRTQTRTEISALHHKVGKTFIYVTHDQVEAMTMATRIIVMDKGEVQQIDTPEGVYENPANTFVARFVGSPPMNLVTVTHDGECLVVSDALGWRHPGAVPPGGRLILGIRPEKFRLRLDGDGLIPAQVAVVERLGAETVVGCRLLSAEGNDESRLLEHDLVFARFPGNPKIAVDARCALDYAAEDVVWFDSTTGARLPDAVNNR; this is encoded by the coding sequence ATGCCCGATTTGACGTTCAAGAACGTCTCCAAAGCGTTTGGCGACAATATCGTCATCAAGGCTTTCAATGCAACGATCCATGACGGCGAATTTCTGGTGCTCCTCGGCCCTTCAGGTTGTGGAAAGTCAACCTTGCTGCGGATGATCGCGGGCATCAGCGACATCACGTCCGGCGACCTTCTCTTCGGTGAGGATCGGGCCAATAGCTGGGAGCCTCGCCGTCGCGGCGTCGCCTTTGTCTTCCAGACCTACGCGCTCTATCCCCATATGACCGTGCGCGGAAACATCGCGTTTCCGCTGATCATGGACGCTTTCAAGGCATGGCATCACATCCCGATCGTAAATGCGATCATGCGCAGACGGATGATGAAGAGTCCGGACATTGCGGAACGCACCGAACGCATCGCGCGGCAGCTTGAACTGGAGCCGTTGCTCGATCGCCGCCCCGCAAGCCTTTCCGGCGGCCAGCGACAGCGAGTGGCGCTGGCGAGGGCGCTTGTTCGCAATCCCTCCCTCTATCTTCTCGACGAACCGCTTTCAAATCTGGACGCCAAGCTGCGCACGCAGACCCGGACGGAGATTTCGGCTCTTCATCACAAGGTCGGCAAGACGTTTATCTATGTGACACATGACCAGGTGGAGGCCATGACAATGGCCACGCGCATCATCGTCATGGACAAGGGCGAGGTGCAGCAAATCGATACGCCCGAGGGCGTCTACGAGAATCCCGCCAACACCTTCGTCGCGCGATTCGTCGGTTCGCCGCCGATGAATCTCGTGACCGTGACGCATGACGGCGAGTGTCTTGTCGTGTCGGACGCGCTTGGCTGGCGCCATCCCGGCGCCGTTCCGCCCGGAGGCCGGTTGATTCTTGGAATCAGGCCGGAAAAATTTCGCCTCCGGCTTGATGGCGACGGTCTGATCCCGGCTCAAGTTGCAGTTGTTGAACGACTGGGCGCCGAGACGGTCGTCGGCTGCCGACTCCTCTCTGCAGAAGGAAACGACGAATCGCGTTTGCTTGAGCACGATCTGGTGTTCGCGCGCTTCCCTGGAAATCCGAAAATCGCGGTCGATGCGCGCTGCGCGCTCGACTACGCGGCGGAGGATGTCGTCTGGTTCGATTCAACCACCGGCGCGCGGCTTCCGGACGCCGTTAACAACCGCTGA
- a CDS encoding carbohydrate ABC transporter permease, which produces MITPMKITLALVRGLLIAALVAFAGFPIYWMASTALSVNSELYSTGQVPWLQIQNLPALASELLALPLGRWLMNTIVIAIGVTVLSLALGSLAGYALSRFKFRGRGVVGFLLFMTQVVPEALILVPLYAMFIAMGLLNNLLGLVLANVGFSLPVAAFILKSAMDAVPYEIEESALIDNCPRIGVLTMIILPLVMPSIAAAAVIAFFAGWNEFLFASIFLRDRSLWPASVGLASFIGQYETPMSAVMGAALVFSVPAIVFFLLVQRKIVAGLTAGAVKG; this is translated from the coding sequence ATGATCACGCCGATGAAAATCACACTCGCGCTTGTGCGCGGTCTGCTGATCGCAGCCCTCGTGGCCTTTGCCGGCTTTCCGATCTACTGGATGGCGAGCACGGCGCTGTCAGTCAATTCCGAGCTTTACAGCACCGGGCAGGTTCCCTGGCTGCAGATTCAGAATCTCCCTGCGCTCGCCAGCGAGTTGCTGGCGCTGCCATTGGGACGATGGTTGATGAACACGATCGTCATCGCCATCGGCGTGACTGTGCTCAGTCTCGCGCTGGGCTCGCTTGCGGGCTATGCGCTCAGCCGGTTCAAATTTCGTGGGCGCGGCGTTGTCGGTTTCCTCCTGTTCATGACGCAGGTCGTGCCTGAAGCGCTCATTCTGGTGCCGCTTTACGCGATGTTTATCGCGATGGGGTTGCTCAACAATCTGCTCGGTCTCGTGCTTGCCAATGTAGGCTTTTCGCTGCCGGTGGCGGCTTTCATTCTCAAGAGCGCCATGGATGCGGTTCCCTACGAGATCGAGGAGTCGGCGCTTATCGACAATTGCCCGCGTATCGGCGTTCTCACCATGATTATCCTGCCGCTGGTCATGCCGAGCATCGCCGCCGCTGCGGTCATCGCCTTCTTCGCCGGCTGGAATGAGTTTCTGTTCGCCTCGATCTTCCTGCGTGATCGTTCGCTATGGCCAGCCAGCGTCGGGCTCGCATCTTTTATTGGGCAGTATGAGACGCCAATGTCGGCGGTGATGGGCGCTGCGCTCGTCTTCAGCGTTCCCGCGATCGTGTTTTTCCTGCTCGTCCAACGCAAGATCGTCGCCGGCCTGACCGCCGGCGCTGTTAAGGGTTAA